A genomic segment from Nodularia sphaerocarpa UHCC 0038 encodes:
- the queG gene encoding tRNA epoxyqueuosine(34) reductase QueG, translated as MEQYFVTSSNVVKEKARELGFHKVGITAVDGVDNTDAQRLQAWISLGYHADMEWMNSPKRQDMSLIMPEVRSLISVALNYYTPHQRPEGEEYAKISRYGWGRDYHKVMHKKLKTLMLWLESLGAGIQARYYADTGPVQDKVWAQRAGIGWIAKNGNLITREYGSWVFLGEIITNLELESDRPHTEHCGSCTRCLDACPTDAITQPFVVDANRCIAYHTIENRSEKLPETISPHLQGWVAGCDICQDVCPWNQRFAQTTDVADFQPYPANIAPKLIELANISTDEWDKRFPASALRRIKPEMLRRNARANLDASQLKNDPESNYF; from the coding sequence ATGGAACAGTATTTTGTGACTAGCAGCAATGTAGTTAAAGAAAAAGCCAGAGAGTTGGGATTCCACAAGGTCGGGATTACTGCTGTCGATGGGGTAGATAATACAGACGCGCAGAGGTTACAAGCATGGATAAGTCTGGGTTATCACGCGGATATGGAGTGGATGAATAGCCCCAAACGTCAAGATATGAGCTTAATTATGCCAGAGGTGCGATCGCTAATATCTGTCGCCCTCAATTACTACACACCACATCAACGTCCTGAAGGCGAAGAATACGCCAAAATCTCTCGTTATGGCTGGGGTAGGGACTATCATAAAGTCATGCATAAAAAGCTGAAGACGCTGATGTTGTGGCTAGAATCACTGGGTGCAGGTATTCAAGCGAGATATTATGCAGACACTGGCCCAGTACAAGATAAAGTCTGGGCGCAACGAGCCGGAATTGGTTGGATTGCCAAAAATGGTAATCTGATTACTAGAGAATATGGCTCTTGGGTATTTTTAGGAGAGATCATCACAAATCTGGAATTAGAGAGCGATCGCCCACATACAGAACACTGTGGTAGCTGCACTCGTTGTCTAGACGCTTGTCCCACAGATGCAATTACCCAACCCTTTGTAGTCGATGCTAATCGCTGCATTGCCTATCATACCATCGAAAACCGCTCAGAAAAATTACCAGAGACAATATCACCCCATTTACAAGGTTGGGTAGCAGGTTGCGACATTTGCCAAGATGTTTGTCCGTGGAATCAGCGTTTTGCCCAGACAACGGATGTAGCAGATTTTCAACCTTATCCTGCGAATATTGCACCTAAACTGATAGAATTAGCCAACATCTCAACGGACGAGTGGGACAAACGATTTCCCGCATCAGCCTTGCGGCGGATTAAGCCAGAAATGTTAAGACGAAATGCCCGTGCTAATCTAGACGCATCCCAACTAAAGAATGACCCAGAAAGTAATTATTTTTGA
- a CDS encoding HAD-IA family hydrolase, giving the protein MTQKVIIFDFDGTIADTVDALVTIANRLAVEFGYIQITPEELALLRSFTSREILKYSGISFFKIPFLLKKVKGELKHKIQEFKPIPGIHEALIELQNEGYRLGIITSNSQENVTAFLKNNELDQLFEFIYSGVTIFGKTTIINNLLRQKQLKTQAVIYVGDETRDIEASKKANIKVIAVAWGFNSPAALAKENPDFLINHPSELLEVIQKC; this is encoded by the coding sequence ATGACCCAGAAAGTAATTATTTTTGATTTTGATGGCACAATTGCGGATACAGTAGATGCTCTTGTGACTATTGCCAATCGTTTAGCTGTAGAGTTTGGTTATATACAAATTACTCCAGAGGAACTTGCCCTTTTAAGAAGTTTTACCTCTAGGGAAATCCTTAAATACTCAGGAATCTCTTTCTTTAAAATTCCCTTTCTCCTCAAAAAAGTTAAAGGAGAATTAAAACACAAAATTCAAGAATTCAAACCCATACCCGGAATCCACGAAGCCTTAATAGAACTGCAAAACGAAGGTTATCGATTAGGAATTATTACCTCTAATTCTCAAGAGAATGTCACAGCTTTTCTCAAAAATAACGAATTAGACCAATTATTTGAATTTATTTATTCAGGAGTCACAATTTTTGGGAAAACCACCATAATTAACAACCTCCTCAGACAAAAACAATTGAAAACTCAAGCAGTCATTTATGTCGGAGATGAAACCAGAGATATAGAAGCTTCAAAAAAAGCTAATATCAAAGTGATTGCAGTGGCTTGGGGTTTCAATTCTCCCGCAGCTTTAGCTAAAGAAAATCCCGATTTTCTGATTAACCATCCCAGCGAACTGCTAGAAGTTATTCAAAAGTGTTGA
- a CDS encoding ABC transporter permease has translation MNFLESMQMAGKTLLSNKLRSALTMLGIVIGNASVIAMIGIGEGGQRFVAKQLESLGPNVLFVIPGNRATQRISRDVPKTLVFEDAQAIANQVPTVAAVTGELNSRQVVTFGNQNSNVNIIGTTPAFLTVRDFETATGRFFTDVDMRRNNQVVVLGADLAERLFGNSNPVGEQLRIKNASFQVIGVLESKGSNLGVNYDEAALIPLITMANRIVGRTSPYGLELTYIVVSAKNAESVDAAKFQITNLLRLRHKITGEDDFTINTQKDALQTVGQISGALTIMLAAIAGISLFVGGIGIMNIMLVSVTERTQEIGLRKAIGATEQDILLQFIIEAVIVSVIGGLVGTVVGVSGIILVAVVTPLEAAISPIAIATAVGVSGGIGLFFGVVPARRAAQLDPIVALRSA, from the coding sequence ATGAATTTCCTAGAAAGTATGCAAATGGCGGGTAAAACCCTGCTGTCTAATAAGTTACGTAGCGCCTTGACTATGTTGGGAATTGTCATTGGGAATGCTTCGGTAATTGCTATGATTGGGATTGGCGAAGGTGGACAAAGATTTGTTGCTAAACAACTGGAATCTTTGGGTCCGAATGTGTTATTTGTGATTCCAGGTAATCGAGCTACTCAGCGCATTTCTAGAGATGTGCCGAAAACTTTAGTATTTGAAGATGCTCAGGCGATCGCCAATCAAGTCCCAACTGTAGCAGCAGTTACAGGAGAATTGAATAGTCGGCAGGTCGTGACATTTGGTAATCAAAACAGTAATGTGAATATCATTGGCACAACTCCCGCATTCTTGACGGTGCGTGACTTTGAAACTGCTACAGGGAGATTTTTCACTGATGTAGATATGAGGCGGAATAACCAAGTTGTCGTATTAGGCGCAGACTTAGCAGAAAGACTATTTGGTAATAGTAACCCAGTCGGTGAGCAGTTGCGGATTAAAAATGCCAGTTTTCAAGTAATTGGTGTACTAGAAAGCAAAGGCTCAAATTTAGGCGTTAATTACGATGAAGCCGCTTTAATTCCACTAATCACAATGGCTAACAGAATTGTGGGGCGAACTTCTCCCTATGGATTAGAATTAACTTATATTGTCGTCTCAGCTAAAAATGCCGAGAGTGTGGATGCAGCCAAGTTTCAAATTACTAATTTGCTGCGTTTGCGGCACAAAATTACTGGAGAAGATGATTTTACGATCAATACTCAAAAGGATGCTTTGCAAACCGTCGGTCAAATTTCAGGTGCATTAACTATTATGCTGGCTGCGATCGCCGGCATATCATTATTTGTCGGTGGTATTGGTATTATGAATATTATGCTAGTTTCTGTCACCGAACGCACCCAAGAAATCGGACTGCGGAAAGCAATTGGCGCAACCGAACAAGATATTTTGCTTCAATTCATCATTGAAGCCGTGATAGTTTCCGTCATCGGTGGTTTAGTTGGGACTGTGGTTGGTGTAAGTGGTATTATTCTGGTAGCAGTAGTAACTCCCTTAGAAGCTGCAATTTCTCCCATTGCGATCGCCACAGCAGTTGGTGTCTCTGGCGGAATTGGTTTATTTTTTGGTGTCGTTCCCGCCCGTCGTGCTGCTCAACTTGATCCAATTGTTGCGCTCAGAAGTGCTTAG
- a CDS encoding tetratricopeptide repeat protein — MPKHISLISLLVVCGLWSMPKAVHAQALIPHTLQLNAENLEKQGLGLAQEAAQLGQFQQFELALPRARLASQLAPNNDRVWFLLGGLHLQAKDFDSAMAALQKAQSINPQNSDVVFALGSANFQQQNYQAAAALYQKGLQLKPDNPEGLFDLGNAYFMLGRLPEAIAQYNKSFSKDPKFWPAINNIALIKYEQGDLDSAIKQWRTSVNIDKQAAEPLLALAVALYNKGDRQQALSMGEAALGIDQRYANLDFLKENLWGEKLLSDAKKFLELPRIQAALEQ; from the coding sequence GTGCCTAAACATATTAGTTTGATTTCTCTTCTGGTGGTTTGTGGTTTGTGGAGTATGCCCAAGGCAGTTCACGCACAAGCACTGATACCTCATACACTGCAACTAAATGCAGAAAATTTGGAAAAACAAGGGTTGGGTTTAGCACAAGAAGCAGCTCAACTCGGACAATTTCAGCAGTTTGAGTTGGCTTTACCACGAGCTAGATTGGCTAGTCAACTGGCTCCTAATAATGATCGAGTCTGGTTTCTCTTAGGTGGGTTACATTTGCAAGCCAAAGATTTTGATTCGGCGATGGCGGCTTTGCAAAAAGCACAATCGATTAATCCCCAAAATTCTGACGTTGTGTTTGCTTTGGGTTCGGCTAATTTTCAACAGCAGAATTACCAAGCAGCTGCGGCGCTTTACCAAAAGGGTTTACAGTTAAAACCTGACAACCCAGAAGGCTTGTTTGATTTGGGCAATGCTTACTTTATGTTAGGTCGATTACCAGAAGCGATCGCCCAGTATAATAAATCTTTCTCTAAAGATCCAAAATTCTGGCCGGCCATTAACAACATTGCCTTAATCAAATACGAACAGGGTGATCTTGACAGCGCGATTAAGCAATGGCGAACTTCTGTTAACATTGACAAACAAGCCGCAGAACCTTTATTAGCATTAGCAGTGGCACTGTATAATAAAGGCGACCGCCAACAAGCCCTGTCAATGGGAGAAGCAGCACTCGGCATCGATCAGCGTTATGCCAATTTAGATTTCCTCAAGGAAAATCTCTGGGGTGAAAAACTACTCTCTGATGCGAAAAAGTTCTTAGAATTGCCACGCATTCAAGCGGCTCTAGAGCAATAG
- a CDS encoding ABC transporter ATP-binding protein, with protein sequence MTNTITLTDALVPNPAPKSAIIRLENIFKIYGSGETEVKALNDVNLTINEGEYCSIMGPSGSGKSTAMNIIGCLDRPSTGHYYLDNLDVAQMNDADLAKIRNKKLGFVFQQFHLLPQLTALENVMLPMVYASVNPSERRDRATEALTKVGLEKRLNNKPTQLSGGQQQRVAIARAIVNRPVVLLADEPTGALDSQTTQEVLDIFTELNNSGITVVMVTHESEVARQTQRIVWFRDGAVIHSNLTPKDLTQVTMS encoded by the coding sequence ATGACAAACACGATCACACTTACCGATGCTCTCGTTCCTAATCCTGCACCGAAATCGGCAATTATTCGCTTAGAGAATATCTTTAAAATCTATGGAAGTGGTGAAACCGAAGTCAAAGCCCTTAATGATGTGAATTTGACGATCAATGAGGGAGAATATTGTTCAATTATGGGACCTTCTGGTTCTGGTAAATCCACAGCCATGAATATTATCGGCTGTTTAGATCGCCCTAGCACCGGACATTATTATTTAGATAACCTTGATGTCGCCCAAATGAATGATGCAGATTTAGCAAAAATCCGCAATAAAAAACTGGGGTTTGTCTTCCAACAATTCCACTTATTACCCCAACTGACAGCCTTAGAAAATGTTATGTTACCAATGGTTTATGCCAGTGTCAATCCTAGCGAAAGACGCGATCGCGCCACCGAAGCATTAACAAAAGTCGGCTTAGAAAAGCGCCTCAATAACAAACCCACTCAATTATCTGGGGGACAGCAACAACGGGTGGCGATCGCACGTGCTATAGTAAATCGTCCCGTTGTTCTCCTCGCTGATGAACCCACAGGCGCACTTGACTCCCAGACAACCCAGGAAGTATTAGATATTTTCACCGAATTAAATAACAGTGGAATCACCGTTGTCATGGTAACTCATGAATCAGAAGTTGCGCGTCAAACCCAACGCATTGTATGGTTTCGTGATGGCGCAGTCATCCACAGCAACTTAACACCAAAAGATTTAACTCAAGTCACCATGTCCTAA
- a CDS encoding orange carotenoid protein N-terminal domain-containing protein, with the protein MTTTSNKNVSQALSNETIKVVEEFNALNTDAKLAWFYFVYEKMGKSITPAAPDAAEPELAPLLLGDYFKLSPEQQLTIMRDIVEGKDTEYSRAYGAIKENNQLLVWYAWAVAMGDTVVGMPDNYKRTDAIKNLVSQTEKLDFEGQISVFRTIAGQMGYSDVQPIETQAQTGKTSSF; encoded by the coding sequence GTGACTACAACTTCCAATAAAAATGTTTCCCAAGCCCTAAGCAATGAAACTATCAAAGTAGTTGAAGAATTTAATGCCTTAAATACTGATGCTAAATTAGCATGGTTTTATTTTGTTTATGAAAAAATGGGTAAATCCATTACTCCTGCGGCTCCAGATGCGGCTGAACCAGAACTTGCACCCCTGCTTTTAGGAGACTATTTCAAGTTGTCACCTGAGCAACAATTAACAATTATGCGGGATATTGTGGAGGGGAAAGACACAGAATACTCCCGTGCTTATGGCGCGATTAAAGAAAATAACCAACTTTTAGTTTGGTATGCTTGGGCTGTGGCTATGGGAGATACTGTAGTGGGAATGCCGGATAATTACAAGCGTACTGATGCAATTAAAAATTTGGTTTCCCAAACTGAAAAATTAGATTTTGAAGGACAAATATCTGTGTTCCGTACAATCGCGGGTCAAATGGGCTACAGCGATGTTCAGCCCATTGAGACTCAAGCACAAACGGGGAAAACCTCTAGTTTTTGA
- a CDS encoding efflux RND transporter periplasmic adaptor subunit has translation MVRYIEFPLIGKVKYPLRWGIGLIVAGSLAVGTTITSNLVNQRNREQNITQLTVPVEAQNVTLRITASGKVVPVQSVNISPKNPGVVAELYVEQGDRVSQGQILARMDVGEIRAQILQNRANLAQAQAQLDQARAGSRPQEIEQAKARLAQAQAQLNQARAGNRDQEIAQAQAQVNSAQAQVTLTQSRVNRYRQLTQQGATSQDQLEQFISEDQRAKASLDEAQKRLSLLEVGSRNEEITVREAAVTEARAALVLLENGSRPEEIAQRQAAVKGAEAQIQAAEVRLQDTVIRAPLSGIVTQKYANVGAFVTPTTSASTSASATSSSIVAVARGLEVLAQVPEVDIGRIQQGQQVEIVADAYPDQVFKGNVRLIAPEAVVEQGVTSFQVRVALETGTEELRSGLNVDLTFLGDRLSNALVLPTVAIVTEQGKTGVLVTDEKNQPLFQEVTIGAQIEDKTQILQGVEEGDLVFINPPKDYITKKAKEQNNQ, from the coding sequence ATGGTTAGGTACATAGAATTTCCCCTGATTGGTAAAGTTAAATATCCACTACGCTGGGGAATTGGGTTAATAGTCGCTGGTTCTTTAGCTGTTGGTACAACTATTACCTCTAATTTAGTAAATCAGAGAAATCGTGAACAAAATATTACCCAATTAACTGTTCCTGTTGAAGCACAAAATGTGACTTTACGAATTACTGCTAGTGGTAAAGTTGTGCCGGTTCAAAGTGTGAATATTAGTCCCAAAAACCCCGGTGTGGTGGCAGAGTTATATGTGGAACAAGGCGATCGCGTTTCACAAGGGCAAATTCTAGCACGGATGGATGTGGGCGAAATCCGGGCGCAAATCCTCCAGAACCGCGCCAACTTAGCCCAAGCACAGGCACAGTTAGACCAAGCTCGTGCGGGGAGTCGTCCGCAAGAAATAGAGCAAGCCAAGGCGCGTTTAGCCCAAGCTCAGGCGCAGTTAAATCAAGCCCGTGCGGGGAATCGTGATCAGGAAATTGCCCAAGCCCAAGCTCAGGTAAATTCAGCCCAAGCTCAGGTAACTCTTACCCAATCACGGGTAAACAGATATCGACAATTAACTCAGCAAGGAGCAACTTCTCAAGACCAATTAGAACAGTTTATTAGTGAAGATCAAAGAGCAAAAGCAAGTTTAGATGAAGCACAAAAACGACTGTCACTGTTAGAAGTTGGTAGTCGCAATGAAGAAATTACAGTTAGGGAAGCTGCTGTAACTGAGGCGCGCGCCGCATTGGTATTATTGGAAAATGGTAGTCGTCCGGAGGAAATTGCTCAACGTCAAGCAGCAGTCAAAGGGGCGGAAGCTCAAATTCAGGCGGCTGAAGTTAGGTTACAAGATACTGTGATTCGTGCGCCTTTATCCGGAATTGTTACGCAGAAATACGCCAATGTCGGCGCTTTTGTAACTCCCACAACTTCGGCTTCTACTAGTGCATCGGCAACTTCTAGTTCCATTGTGGCAGTTGCACGGGGTTTAGAGGTACTAGCGCAAGTCCCAGAGGTGGATATTGGCAGAATTCAACAGGGACAACAGGTGGAAATTGTGGCTGATGCTTATCCTGATCAAGTATTTAAAGGTAATGTGCGTTTGATTGCTCCTGAAGCTGTTGTGGAACAAGGTGTGACATCTTTTCAGGTGCGGGTAGCTTTGGAGACGGGTACAGAAGAACTGCGTTCTGGTTTAAATGTGGATTTGACTTTTTTGGGCGATCGCCTCAGTAATGCTTTGGTGTTGCCTACGGTAGCAATTGTCACTGAACAGGGTAAAACTGGTGTACTTGTGACAGATGAAAAAAATCAACCCCTGTTTCAAGAAGTTACGATTGGGGCGCAAATTGAAGACAAAACTCAGATTTTACAGGGTGTGGAAGAAGGCGATCTCGTGTTTATCAATCCACCAAAAGACTACATAACCAAAAAAGCTAAAGAGCAGAATAATCAATAA
- a CDS encoding YybH family protein has translation MTSAESIQATQRNVATTTNEEFQIEGIIEPMILRYFETLNAGEFSATAALFADDGVMYPPFESGIVGPEAIALYLKQEAENIQACPRQGIVETLENEQIQFQVTGKAQTSWCGVNVTWFFILNRQRQIISAKIKLLGSPQELLALRREN, from the coding sequence ATGACATCTGCTGAATCTATACAAGCAACTCAGAGAAACGTCGCCACTACAACCAACGAAGAATTTCAGATTGAGGGAATCATCGAACCCATGATCCTGCGTTACTTTGAAACGCTTAACGCCGGAGAATTTTCAGCAACTGCGGCGCTATTTGCTGATGATGGGGTGATGTATCCGCCCTTTGAATCTGGTATTGTGGGACCAGAGGCGATCGCTCTCTATTTGAAACAAGAAGCTGAAAATATCCAAGCTTGTCCCCGTCAAGGAATTGTCGAAACTTTAGAAAATGAGCAAATCCAATTTCAGGTAACAGGTAAGGCGCAAACTTCCTGGTGTGGTGTTAATGTTACCTGGTTCTTTATCCTCAACCGACAACGGCAAATTATCAGCGCTAAAATCAAACTGTTAGGTTCTCCCCAAGAGTTACTTGCTCTGCGGCGGGAAAATTAG
- a CDS encoding TolC family protein produces MALLIPSFATSVSAQTSPQTPPSAVQVPDFLNPNPNPLQFPTQPEEVKIQRTQPITLAEALELAKRNNRDLQVAILELERSRAALQESQAVFSPNVNVNTNLTNSGEGFTGSGSQSSTSVNGQAQINYDLYTSGNRQASVRAAEERLRIDELDVENQSLEIRLNVTTQYYDLQGADEQVRINQSAVENAQASLRDAQARERAGVGTRFDVLQSQVNLANAQQGLTNSVSQQEIARRRFATLLNLAQSAAISAADAVEVAGLWQPSVEESIVQAFQNRPELPQFLAQRNISEQQRRQALSQLGPQVSLNGNYNILDRFDDGQSLTDGYSVGLRAGLTLFDGGAAKARAAQSKVNIAIAESQFASQRDQIRFNVEQFYAQLQSNLDNIQTSTVALNQAREALSLARLRFEAGVGTQTDVIFAENDLTRAEGNRVTAILNYNRALANLQRTVTFRSSR; encoded by the coding sequence ATGGCTCTTCTTATTCCCAGTTTCGCCACAAGTGTATCTGCCCAAACTTCTCCCCAAACACCGCCTAGTGCTGTGCAAGTTCCCGATTTTCTTAACCCTAATCCCAATCCTCTCCAGTTTCCCACACAGCCAGAAGAAGTTAAAATTCAGCGCACTCAGCCGATAACTTTGGCTGAGGCTTTGGAACTAGCAAAACGCAATAATCGAGATTTACAGGTAGCCATATTAGAGCTTGAACGTAGTAGGGCTGCATTACAAGAGTCTCAAGCTGTTTTTTCTCCTAATGTTAATGTCAATACTAACTTGACTAACAGTGGTGAGGGTTTTACTGGTAGTGGCTCTCAATCGAGTACTTCTGTTAATGGCCAAGCACAAATAAATTATGATCTCTATACCTCTGGTAATCGTCAAGCTAGCGTCCGCGCTGCTGAGGAACGGCTACGGATAGATGAATTAGATGTAGAAAATCAGTCTTTAGAAATCCGACTGAATGTGACTACTCAATATTACGATTTGCAAGGAGCAGATGAACAAGTCAGAATTAATCAGTCTGCTGTGGAAAATGCTCAGGCTAGTTTGCGGGATGCTCAAGCTAGAGAACGGGCTGGAGTCGGTACGCGGTTCGATGTGCTACAGTCTCAGGTAAATTTGGCTAATGCTCAACAAGGACTGACTAATTCTGTTTCACAACAGGAAATTGCCCGTCGTCGGTTTGCTACTCTGTTAAATTTGGCACAGTCAGCCGCTATTAGTGCCGCAGATGCTGTAGAAGTGGCGGGACTTTGGCAGCCATCTGTGGAAGAATCTATTGTGCAAGCCTTTCAAAACCGCCCAGAATTGCCACAGTTTTTGGCACAACGGAATATTTCTGAGCAACAGCGACGACAAGCTCTTTCACAGCTAGGGCCGCAAGTGAGTTTGAATGGCAATTACAATATCTTAGATCGATTTGATGATGGGCAAAGCCTGACTGATGGTTATTCGGTGGGACTTAGAGCTGGTTTAACTTTATTCGATGGGGGAGCTGCTAAAGCCAGAGCAGCTCAGTCTAAAGTTAATATTGCGATCGCCGAAAGTCAATTTGCTAGTCAGCGTGACCAAATTCGCTTTAATGTGGAACAATTCTATGCTCAATTGCAGTCTAATTTAGATAATATCCAAACTTCTACTGTGGCTTTAAATCAAGCCAGAGAAGCTCTGAGTTTAGCAAGATTGCGCTTTGAAGCCGGCGTAGGTACTCAAACAGATGTCATTTTTGCCGAAAACGATTTGACAAGAGCTGAAGGTAATCGAGTCACAGCGATTTTAAATTACAATCGCGCTTTGGCTAATTTACAAAGGACTGTGACATTCAGAAGCAGCAGATAA
- a CDS encoding response regulator: protein MKTVLIVEDDLINARVFSKILTKRGGLDVKHTENVEEVMEIAHSGAADLILMDVSLSRSVYQGQSVDGIKITQMLKSNPKTAHLPVILVTAHAMQGDRENFLKQSGADGYISKPVVDHQQFVEQIIALLPQDIH from the coding sequence ATGAAAACTGTTCTAATTGTTGAAGACGATCTAATTAATGCTCGCGTTTTTTCCAAAATTTTGACCAAGCGGGGTGGCTTGGATGTGAAACATACAGAAAATGTGGAAGAAGTGATGGAAATCGCCCACTCAGGAGCTGCTGACCTGATTTTAATGGATGTTTCTTTGTCTAGAAGTGTTTACCAAGGTCAGTCTGTTGATGGCATCAAAATTACACAAATGTTGAAATCAAACCCAAAAACGGCACATTTACCTGTTATTCTGGTAACTGCACACGCTATGCAAGGCGATCGCGAAAACTTTCTCAAGCAAAGCGGCGCTGATGGCTACATCTCTAAGCCTGTTGTCGATCATCAACAGTTTGTTGAACAAATTATTGCACTTCTCCCCCAAGATATCCACTAA
- a CDS encoding RNA-guided endonuclease InsQ/TnpB family protein — protein sequence MLVFEFKAYGKPAQFVAVDEAIRTAKFIRNSCIRLWMDVKGTGKNDLQKYCAALAANFPFANELNSMARQASAERAWSSISRFYDNCNSGIPGSKGYPHFQKECRSVEYKTSGWRIADDRKSITFTDKKGIGRLKLKGTRDLHEYQINQIKRVRLVKRADGVYVQFCINVNRSENIEPTGNTIGLDVGIKEYYTDSDGTMVENPKFLRVGEKVIKRSQRRVSRKVKGSNNRGKARLVLGKRHLKISRQRKDHAVKLARCVVQSNDLIAYEDLRIKNLVKNHCLAKSINDASWYQFRVWVEYFGKVFKRVTVAVHPQYSSQECSSCGEIVKKMLSNRTHVCKCGCVMDRDENAARIILSRGLGTVGHTGTFALDASNAWGDETSTHVGENLHEQVMS from the coding sequence ATGCTTGTCTTTGAGTTTAAGGCTTATGGAAAACCAGCGCAATTCGTTGCAGTAGATGAAGCAATTCGTACTGCTAAGTTCATTCGGAATAGCTGTATTCGGCTATGGATGGATGTTAAAGGCACGGGTAAAAACGACTTGCAAAAATATTGTGCTGCACTTGCAGCTAACTTTCCCTTTGCAAATGAACTTAACTCAATGGCTCGTCAAGCTTCTGCCGAAAGAGCTTGGTCTTCTATCTCTCGGTTTTATGACAACTGCAATTCGGGTATTCCAGGTTCAAAGGGATATCCTCACTTCCAGAAGGAGTGCCGCTCGGTTGAGTACAAAACATCAGGATGGCGGATTGCCGATGACCGTAAATCAATAACTTTCACCGACAAGAAAGGCATTGGGCGGTTAAAACTCAAAGGTACTCGTGATTTGCACGAATACCAAATCAACCAGATTAAACGGGTAAGATTGGTCAAACGTGCAGATGGTGTGTATGTTCAGTTTTGCATTAATGTAAACCGTTCTGAGAACATAGAACCTACGGGTAATACAATTGGGTTAGACGTTGGGATCAAAGAATACTACACTGATTCTGATGGCACAATGGTTGAAAACCCCAAGTTTCTCCGTGTTGGTGAAAAAGTTATCAAGCGCTCACAACGTCGAGTTTCCAGAAAGGTAAAAGGTTCAAACAACAGAGGCAAGGCAAGACTTGTTTTAGGAAAACGCCACCTCAAAATAAGTAGGCAACGTAAAGACCATGCTGTGAAATTAGCAAGGTGCGTAGTTCAGTCTAACGACTTGATAGCCTATGAAGATTTGAGGATTAAAAATCTGGTGAAAAATCATTGTCTTGCTAAGTCTATTAATGACGCATCTTGGTATCAGTTCCGTGTTTGGGTTGAATACTTTGGTAAAGTATTTAAACGGGTCACTGTGGCGGTTCATCCGCAATACAGTAGCCAGGAATGCTCTAGCTGTGGTGAAATTGTCAAGAAAATGCTATCCAATCGAACCCATGTTTGTAAATGTGGTTGTGTCATGGATAGAGATGAAAACGCAGCCAGAATTATCCTTAGTCGAGGATTGGGTACGGTAGGGCATACCGGAACCTTTGCACTAGATGCAAGCAACGCTTGGGGAGATGAAACCTCTACTCATGTTGGTGAAAACTTGCATGAGCAAGTTATGTCTTAG
- a CDS encoding ATP-binding protein: MKSELHVPSDLNYLNIVESWLLGCLKIHLKESVDWSRQSSRLRLALVEAYSNVVRHAHKEQPSLPILLRLELTNRDIAIEIWDYGEGFDMSTYFPPNPTDKQEGGYGWLIMNRLMDNVEYQLQVDGANCLKLEATIPELIN; the protein is encoded by the coding sequence ATGAAAAGTGAGCTTCATGTACCAAGTGACCTGAATTATTTAAACATCGTCGAAAGCTGGTTACTAGGATGTTTAAAAATCCATCTTAAAGAATCAGTGGATTGGTCAAGGCAATCAAGTCGTTTGCGCCTAGCTTTGGTGGAAGCATATTCAAATGTAGTCCGTCATGCCCACAAAGAACAGCCTAGCTTACCCATTCTACTGCGTTTAGAACTAACAAATCGAGATATTGCCATAGAAATCTGGGACTATGGCGAAGGCTTCGATATGTCTACTTACTTTCCGCCTAATCCTACAGATAAACAAGAAGGCGGTTATGGATGGCTGATTATGAATCGTCTGATGGATAATGTGGAATATCAGTTACAAGTTGATGGTGCAAATTGTCTCAAGTTGGAAGCTACTATACCAGAACTAATTAATTGA